The Amycolatopsis sp. DG1A-15b genome window below encodes:
- a CDS encoding DUF5987 family protein: MQPEATEEERVMNLTLEAYADTILPGEKRFPEDRAIAGAAPGPGAVAAGALDLLNFDATGVTAGLPYLAQSLNDHAKSYAGEVELELDQDVPPFVALPYAHRRELVNRLTTPGHPEKDGWVSLALFCNMAFDSAAHLHTAEAIRDGHPGLLALGYTPPDADGFWRFPKYGYGRKLAEIHPDTTPSGSPA; the protein is encoded by the coding sequence GTGCAACCCGAGGCCACCGAAGAAGAACGCGTCATGAACCTGACCCTCGAGGCCTACGCGGACACGATCTTGCCGGGGGAGAAACGGTTCCCGGAGGACCGCGCGATCGCCGGGGCCGCGCCCGGCCCCGGGGCCGTGGCCGCGGGTGCGCTCGACCTGCTGAACTTCGACGCGACCGGGGTCACCGCCGGCCTGCCGTACCTCGCGCAGTCGCTGAACGACCACGCGAAGTCCTACGCGGGCGAGGTCGAGCTGGAACTCGACCAGGACGTCCCGCCGTTCGTCGCCCTTCCCTACGCGCACCGCCGCGAGCTGGTCAACCGGCTGACCACGCCGGGGCACCCGGAGAAGGACGGCTGGGTCAGCCTCGCGCTGTTCTGCAACATGGCCTTCGACAGCGCCGCGCACCTGCACACCGCCGAGGCCATCCGCGACGGCCACCCCGGCCTGCTGGCGCTGGGGTACACGCCACCGGACGCGGACGGGTTCTGGCGGTTCCCGAAGTACGGCTACGGCCGCAAGCTGGCCGAGATCCACCCGGACACGACGCCCTCGGGGAGCCCCGCATGA
- a CDS encoding AraC family transcriptional regulator has translation MIRPAVLTAIKLIQDRYFEPLTLAELASEVFISRFHFSRMFAETTGVTPGRFLTAVRLFEAKRLLLTTSLNVSDIVCSVGYSSIGTFTSRFSRAVGMTPTQYREPQVAELLVAISPHYQRVPPLTALRAAGRSCASLRAGTGTLSMQLDLPAGLPAADVLVGLFADPVPQCGPVAFSGAAAMTSGELRLTGVPAGNWTAIAVARHRMAGTTGSWFSIGYSTAQVGAHGLSTGRVELRPPAPTDAPIAITLASRQSPFSQRMLATQRPALRAVA, from the coding sequence GTGATCCGCCCGGCCGTGCTCACGGCGATCAAGCTCATCCAGGATCGGTACTTCGAGCCGCTCACGCTCGCCGAGCTGGCGTCCGAGGTGTTCATCAGCAGATTCCACTTCTCCCGGATGTTCGCCGAAACCACCGGGGTCACCCCGGGGCGGTTCCTGACCGCGGTCCGGCTCTTCGAAGCGAAGCGGTTGCTCCTGACGACCTCGCTCAACGTGTCCGACATCGTCTGCAGCGTCGGCTACAGCAGCATCGGCACCTTCACCAGCCGGTTCTCCCGCGCGGTCGGGATGACGCCGACGCAGTACCGCGAACCACAGGTGGCCGAGCTGCTCGTGGCGATCTCCCCGCACTACCAACGGGTTCCGCCGCTGACCGCGCTGCGGGCCGCCGGCCGCAGCTGCGCTTCCCTGCGCGCCGGTACCGGAACGCTTTCGATGCAGCTCGACCTGCCGGCCGGCCTGCCCGCCGCCGACGTGCTCGTCGGCCTCTTCGCCGATCCCGTGCCGCAGTGCGGTCCGGTCGCGTTCAGCGGTGCGGCCGCGATGACCTCCGGCGAGCTCCGCCTGACCGGGGTCCCGGCCGGCAACTGGACCGCGATCGCCGTCGCCCGGCACCGGATGGCCGGCACCACCGGTTCGTGGTTCTCCATCGGGTACTCGACCGCCCAGGTCGGCGCCCATGGACTGTCCACCGGCCGGGTCGAGCTGCGTCCGCCGGCCCCGACCGACGCGCCGATCGCGATCACCCTGGCTTCGCGCCAGTCCCCGTTCAGCCAGCGGATGCTGGCGACGCAGCGCCCCGCCCTGCGCGCCGTGGCCTGA
- a CDS encoding GMC family oxidoreductase, which yields MSAIDQTDVVIVGSGFGGSIPAYHLAAGGAKVTVLERGPWLAADDFEHDYLLGSSYTRAFDFVVGDGMSVLGGNCVGGGSVVYFAAMPRAPRFVFERHGSIGRRMWPSVISRDALEPWYDRVDESIPVSTQDWNDVSYAGGLWAAACNHSGRTANPAPVAVDNKTCVNCNFMMAGCKFDAKRSMLTNYLPAALAHGAQIRPLHEVQRLERTEDGGYRVHFDVIDEEDYRVHTGSGVIEAKVVIIAAGAGATPVILQRSEAALGTMPHGVGRYFSGNGERLNTAIIDEDRVREVLGLSREDGPVYSANHIGKGPTVANWDKLDGSLPEYERYSLEQLYFPPGLGTILAQAPGGEEPRWYGAEKKEILKQWANWLTIFLMTEDDNEGVFGTPPPTGNAYRISQQMLGRGSLRYDPTENTRHGWALADADCKAIIEKDGLAKVSPWTNDVVGAYTVHPLASCRIGDDEATSALHPNHELRNHPGIFVTDSASVPGALTVNPAMTIAALAERSIPGIVRELQARGVDVKYGAPAPDGSITGRRAVSKLDLVAGN from the coding sequence ATGAGCGCCATCGACCAGACCGACGTCGTCATCGTCGGCAGCGGATTCGGCGGGTCCATCCCCGCCTACCACCTCGCCGCGGGCGGGGCCAAGGTCACCGTGCTGGAGCGCGGGCCGTGGCTGGCGGCCGACGACTTCGAGCACGACTACCTGCTCGGCTCGTCCTACACGCGGGCGTTCGACTTCGTCGTCGGCGACGGGATGAGCGTGCTGGGCGGCAACTGCGTCGGTGGCGGCAGCGTGGTGTACTTCGCCGCGATGCCGCGGGCACCGCGGTTCGTCTTCGAACGGCACGGCAGCATCGGGCGCCGGATGTGGCCTTCGGTGATTTCCCGGGACGCGCTGGAGCCGTGGTACGACCGCGTCGACGAGTCGATCCCGGTGTCCACTCAGGACTGGAACGACGTCTCCTACGCCGGTGGCCTCTGGGCCGCGGCCTGCAACCACTCGGGCCGCACCGCGAACCCGGCGCCGGTGGCCGTGGACAACAAGACCTGCGTCAACTGCAACTTCATGATGGCCGGCTGCAAGTTCGACGCCAAGCGGTCGATGCTGACGAACTACCTGCCCGCGGCGCTGGCGCACGGCGCGCAGATCCGGCCGCTGCACGAGGTCCAGCGGCTCGAGCGGACCGAGGACGGCGGCTACCGCGTCCACTTCGACGTGATCGACGAAGAGGACTACCGGGTCCACACCGGCAGCGGCGTGATCGAGGCGAAGGTCGTCATCATCGCCGCCGGTGCCGGCGCGACCCCGGTGATCCTGCAGCGCTCGGAGGCCGCGCTCGGCACCATGCCGCACGGCGTCGGCCGGTACTTCTCCGGCAACGGCGAGCGGCTCAACACCGCGATCATCGACGAGGACCGCGTCCGCGAGGTGCTCGGGCTGTCCCGTGAGGACGGTCCGGTGTACTCGGCCAACCACATCGGCAAGGGCCCGACCGTCGCGAACTGGGACAAGCTCGACGGGTCGCTGCCGGAGTACGAGCGGTACTCGCTGGAGCAGCTGTACTTCCCGCCGGGGCTGGGCACCATCCTCGCCCAGGCGCCGGGCGGGGAGGAGCCGCGCTGGTACGGGGCGGAGAAGAAGGAGATCCTCAAGCAGTGGGCCAACTGGCTGACGATCTTCCTGATGACCGAGGACGACAACGAAGGCGTCTTCGGCACCCCGCCGCCCACCGGCAACGCCTACCGCATCTCGCAGCAGATGCTCGGCCGCGGTTCGCTGCGCTACGACCCGACCGAGAACACCCGCCACGGCTGGGCGCTCGCGGACGCCGACTGCAAGGCGATCATCGAGAAGGACGGCCTGGCGAAGGTCTCGCCGTGGACCAACGACGTCGTCGGGGCCTACACGGTGCACCCGCTGGCGTCCTGCCGGATCGGTGACGACGAGGCGACGTCCGCCCTGCACCCGAACCACGAGCTGCGCAACCACCCGGGCATCTTCGTCACCGACAGCGCGTCGGTGCCGGGCGCGCTCACGGTGAACCCGGCGATGACCATCGCCGCGCTCGCCGAGCGCTCGATCCCGGGCATCGTCCGGGAGCTGCAGGCCCGCGGCGTCGACGTCAAGTACGGCGCCCCGGCCCCCGACGGCTCGATCACCGGCCGCCGCGCGGTGTCCAAACTGGACCTGGTCGCCGGGAACTGA
- a CDS encoding cytochrome P450: protein MTGSQHQARAARTAPPGPPRRATLRLLKQLFTDRLALMGDNADTYGDVVRIAIGPKAMYLVNHPDLAKHVLADNAANYHKGIGLQEARRALGDGLLTSDGETWRQQRRTIQPVFQPKRISRQAAVVASEVDALIKRLAMHDGPVEILHEMTGLTLGVLGKTLLDAELGGYETLGHSFEAVQDQAMFEAVTLSAVPQWVPLKKQREFRTARDDLRRIADELVDQRLANPVERGEDVLSRLIASGSEDGASRERMRDELITLLLAGHETTASTLGWAFHLIDEHPEVGERLHAEAVDVLGDRLPGHEDLRKLTFTFAVVEEVMRLYPPVWLLPRIAQADDEIGGYHVPAGSDVVVVPYTLHRHPEFWADPERFDPGRFTAAERPPRYAYLPFGAGPRFCIGNSLGVMEAVFVLAMAARDLELHKVPGKVVEPEAMLSLRVRGGLPMIVHPRTAAARKAA from the coding sequence ATGACCGGTTCCCAGCACCAAGCCCGGGCGGCGCGCACCGCGCCGCCCGGGCCGCCGCGCCGAGCCACCCTCCGGTTGCTGAAGCAGCTCTTCACCGACCGGCTCGCGCTCATGGGCGACAACGCCGATACCTACGGCGACGTCGTCCGCATCGCCATCGGACCGAAGGCGATGTACCTGGTGAACCACCCGGACCTCGCCAAGCACGTCCTCGCGGACAACGCCGCGAACTACCACAAGGGCATCGGCCTGCAGGAGGCCCGCCGGGCCCTCGGCGACGGCCTGCTCACCAGCGACGGGGAGACCTGGCGCCAGCAGCGCCGGACGATCCAGCCGGTGTTCCAGCCCAAGCGGATCTCGCGGCAGGCCGCCGTCGTCGCGTCCGAAGTGGACGCGCTGATCAAGCGGCTGGCCATGCACGACGGGCCGGTCGAGATCCTGCACGAGATGACCGGGCTGACCCTCGGCGTGCTCGGCAAGACGCTGCTCGACGCGGAACTCGGCGGCTACGAAACGCTCGGCCACTCGTTCGAGGCCGTGCAGGACCAGGCCATGTTCGAGGCGGTCACGCTGAGCGCGGTCCCGCAGTGGGTGCCGCTGAAGAAGCAGCGGGAGTTCCGCACCGCGCGCGACGACCTGCGCCGGATCGCCGACGAACTGGTCGACCAGCGGCTCGCGAACCCGGTCGAGCGCGGCGAGGACGTGCTGTCGCGGCTCATCGCGTCGGGGTCCGAGGACGGCGCGTCCCGCGAACGCATGCGCGACGAGCTGATCACCCTGCTGCTGGCCGGGCACGAGACGACGGCGAGCACGCTCGGCTGGGCGTTCCACCTGATCGACGAGCACCCGGAGGTGGGCGAGCGGCTGCACGCCGAAGCCGTCGACGTGCTCGGCGACCGGCTGCCCGGGCACGAGGACCTGCGGAAGCTGACCTTCACCTTCGCGGTGGTCGAGGAGGTCATGCGGCTCTACCCGCCGGTGTGGCTGCTGCCGCGGATCGCCCAGGCCGACGACGAGATCGGCGGGTACCACGTGCCGGCCGGGTCCGACGTCGTCGTCGTGCCCTACACGCTGCACCGGCACCCGGAGTTCTGGGCCGACCCGGAGCGCTTCGACCCGGGGCGGTTCACCGCCGCGGAACGGCCGCCGCGGTACGCCTACCTGCCCTTCGGGGCCGGACCGAGGTTCTGCATCGGCAACAGCCTCGGGGTGATGGAGGCGGTGTTCGTGCTGGCGATGGCCGCACGGGACCTGGAACTGCACAAGGTGCCGGGCAAGGTCGTCGAACCCGAGGCGATGCTCTCGCTGCGGGTGCGCGGCGGCCTGCCGATGATCGTGCACCCGCGGACGGCGGCCGCGCGCAAGGCCGCTTGA
- a CDS encoding CRTAC1 family protein yields MTATFGWLRRQLAGIVALALILGLFLVARLPSVSAAEQDQMAEKFHFTPMTIALPAAAKSQSIRTVNKEYEKIAAWISSVGAAIAINDISGSGKPNDLCLVDPRSDQVVITPTPDSGPRYAPFALDPAPALPTWDYMAPMGCVPGDYNEDGRTDILAYYWGRTPVLFLQKATATKFDASAFQPTELVPGDNRGPDGKYTGPLWNTDSVTIGDFDGDGHVDVFVGNYFPDSRVLDPNADGGITLNQSMSHAVNSGAKYIFRWTGATSGAHPSTRFADASQGIPEDARLGWTLASSATDVDGDNLPELYIANDFGHDHFLYNKSTPGHIELAEVTGVRGIADPKSKVLGHDSFKGMGVDFADLNHDGLYDLFVSNIATSWGIEESNFQFMNEAKDNADLTRQFKDGVAPFHDDSAEMRTAWSGWGWDVKIQDFNNSGDNQIAQATGFVKGQVNRWPNLQEIATAHDGMLSNPMWWPNARAGDDIGGDQTLHFYVKGPDGRYADLASKLGLAVPVPTRGIAVGDTDSDGLPEFAVARQWEQPIFYHNDSPNPGKYLQLKLTTDAPVAPGPLPAAGVPAIGAQVTVTTSDGKKYLGRVDGSSGEAGRRSFDVQIGLGHDVTGPLDVHLQWRDRTGQLRTQDLKLQPGCHMYQLGSTAKEAM; encoded by the coding sequence ATGACCGCGACCTTCGGCTGGCTGCGCAGGCAGCTGGCGGGCATCGTGGCGCTGGCGCTGATCCTCGGCCTGTTCCTGGTCGCGCGGTTGCCCAGTGTCTCGGCCGCCGAACAGGACCAGATGGCGGAGAAGTTCCACTTCACCCCGATGACGATCGCGCTGCCCGCGGCGGCGAAGTCGCAGTCGATCCGGACGGTGAACAAGGAGTACGAGAAGATCGCCGCCTGGATCTCCTCGGTCGGCGCCGCGATCGCCATCAACGACATCAGCGGCAGCGGCAAGCCCAACGACCTGTGCCTGGTCGACCCGCGCAGCGACCAGGTCGTCATCACGCCGACGCCGGACTCCGGCCCGCGCTACGCCCCCTTCGCGCTCGACCCGGCGCCGGCGCTGCCGACGTGGGACTACATGGCGCCGATGGGCTGCGTCCCCGGTGACTACAACGAGGACGGCCGCACCGACATCCTGGCCTACTACTGGGGCCGCACCCCGGTGCTGTTCCTGCAGAAGGCCACCGCCACCAAGTTCGACGCCTCGGCGTTCCAGCCGACCGAGCTGGTGCCGGGCGACAACCGCGGCCCGGACGGCAAGTACACCGGCCCGCTGTGGAACACCGACTCCGTCACCATCGGCGACTTCGACGGCGACGGCCACGTCGACGTCTTCGTCGGGAACTACTTCCCGGACAGCCGGGTGCTGGACCCGAACGCCGACGGCGGCATCACGCTGAACCAGTCGATGTCGCACGCGGTGAACTCGGGCGCCAAGTACATCTTCCGCTGGACCGGCGCCACCTCCGGCGCGCACCCGAGCACCCGGTTCGCCGACGCTTCCCAGGGCATCCCGGAAGACGCGCGCCTCGGCTGGACGCTGGCTTCCAGCGCCACCGACGTCGACGGCGACAACCTGCCCGAGCTCTACATCGCCAACGACTTCGGGCACGACCACTTCCTGTACAACAAGTCGACCCCGGGCCACATCGAGCTCGCCGAGGTCACCGGGGTCCGCGGGATCGCCGACCCGAAGTCGAAGGTGCTGGGCCACGACTCCTTCAAGGGGATGGGCGTCGACTTCGCCGACCTGAACCACGACGGTCTCTACGACCTGTTCGTCAGCAACATCGCGACGTCGTGGGGCATCGAAGAGTCGAACTTCCAGTTCATGAACGAGGCCAAGGACAACGCGGACCTGACCAGGCAGTTCAAGGACGGCGTCGCGCCGTTCCACGACGACAGCGCCGAGATGCGCACGGCGTGGTCCGGCTGGGGCTGGGACGTCAAGATCCAGGACTTCAACAACAGCGGTGACAACCAGATCGCGCAGGCGACCGGGTTCGTCAAGGGCCAGGTCAACCGCTGGCCGAACCTGCAGGAAATCGCCACCGCCCACGACGGCATGCTGTCGAACCCGATGTGGTGGCCGAACGCCCGCGCCGGTGACGACATCGGCGGTGACCAGACACTGCACTTCTACGTGAAGGGCCCGGACGGCCGGTACGCCGACCTCGCGTCGAAGCTCGGCCTGGCGGTGCCGGTGCCCACCCGCGGTATCGCCGTCGGCGACACCGACTCCGACGGCCTGCCCGAGTTCGCCGTGGCGCGGCAGTGGGAGCAGCCGATCTTCTACCACAACGACAGCCCGAACCCCGGCAAGTACCTGCAGCTGAAGCTGACCACCGACGCCCCGGTGGCGCCCGGCCCGCTGCCCGCGGCCGGCGTGCCGGCGATCGGCGCCCAGGTCACGGTGACCACCTCGGACGGCAAGAAGTACCTCGGCCGGGTCGACGGCAGCAGCGGGGAGGCCGGCCGGCGCAGCTTCGACGTCCAGATCGGCCTCGGGCACGACGTCACCGGCCCGCTCGACGTGCACCTGCAGTGGCGGGACCGGACCGGGCAGCTGCGGACGCAGGACCTGAAGCTGCAACCCGGCTGCCACATGTACCAGCTCGGCTCCACGGCGAAGGAAGCGATGTGA
- a CDS encoding enediyne biosynthesis protein: MATPTLTKVDSAPPKRTNKVITALRRFAISITIFNIVGYTVLGFEQPWLYPFVALATAYTTEIVLEIINARVTHRDVRFRGAGFKGLMEFLLPAHITGLALNMLTYVNDQILVMMFGVAVAVGTKWILQAPVYGRMRHYMNPSNFGITIILLVFPWASIAPPYHFTEQIPTWGGWLIVGIILVSGTVLNALLTGRMWLIAGWLSFFVVQAFVRGWLFDTSITGALAMGTGVAFVLYTNYMVTDPGTSPSKPASQFAFGSGVALAYGFFTAVHVAYGLFLATATVCLIRGMFLWGLHFSNKARIKFEADQAAQKAKLEIAPPAETGDEKPGAIAA, from the coding sequence ATGGCCACCCCGACCCTGACCAAAGTGGACAGCGCGCCACCGAAGCGGACCAACAAGGTCATCACCGCGCTGCGGCGGTTCGCGATCTCGATCACGATCTTCAACATCGTCGGCTACACCGTGCTCGGCTTCGAGCAGCCGTGGCTGTACCCGTTCGTCGCGCTGGCGACCGCGTACACCACGGAGATCGTCCTCGAGATCATCAACGCCCGGGTGACCCACCGCGACGTCCGGTTCCGGGGCGCCGGGTTCAAGGGACTGATGGAGTTCCTCCTGCCGGCGCACATCACCGGCCTCGCCCTCAACATGCTGACCTACGTCAACGACCAGATCCTGGTGATGATGTTCGGGGTCGCCGTCGCGGTCGGCACCAAGTGGATCCTGCAGGCGCCGGTGTACGGCCGGATGCGGCACTACATGAACCCGTCGAACTTCGGCATCACGATCATCCTGCTCGTGTTCCCGTGGGCCAGCATCGCCCCGCCGTACCACTTCACCGAGCAGATCCCCACCTGGGGCGGCTGGCTGATCGTCGGCATCATCCTCGTGTCGGGCACGGTGCTCAACGCGCTGCTGACCGGCCGGATGTGGCTGATCGCGGGCTGGCTGAGCTTCTTCGTCGTGCAGGCCTTCGTCCGTGGCTGGCTCTTCGACACGTCGATCACCGGCGCGCTGGCGATGGGCACCGGCGTCGCGTTCGTGCTCTACACCAACTACATGGTGACCGACCCGGGCACGTCGCCGTCGAAGCCGGCCTCGCAGTTCGCCTTCGGGTCCGGGGTGGCGCTCGCGTACGGCTTCTTCACCGCCGTGCACGTGGCCTACGGGCTGTTCCTGGCCACCGCGACCGTCTGCCTGATCCGCGGCATGTTCCTGTGGGGCCTGCACTTCTCGAACAAGGCGCGGATCAAGTTCGAGGCGGACCAGGCCGCGCAGAAGGCCAAGCTGGAGATCGCGCCGCCGGCGGAGACCGGCGACGAAAAGCCAGGGGCCATCGCGGCATGA
- a CDS encoding carboxymuconolactone decarboxylase family protein — protein sequence MAPGVVRVALRRTLRDVKYVDVVRPRRARGLVREVYRQVERDFGMLAPPVALHSAAPDVLAAAWLMLRESLVSGGTASRADKEVVAAAVSAANSCPYCVEVHGMALGSLGEPDAAAAIAAGDTGGIADRDTRELAAWAQGAGQLPADVPAGAAAEFTGVAVTFHYLNRVVSVFLGPSPLPEAVPASARAKAKAVLGFLLKPGTAPPPGGALGLLPAAPVAGPDWAPPGGSLAGAFSRAAAAFEAAGERSVPPRVRDLVRQELKAWDGKSPGLSRAWAEPQSAELPDGERAAGRLALLTAKAPYQVTPADVAAFGPERTDDRGLLELVSWASHAAALELGGRLPVRPRREDPPRRGGR from the coding sequence ATGGCGCCGGGAGTGGTTCGGGTTGCGCTGCGGCGGACCTTGCGGGACGTCAAGTACGTTGATGTGGTGCGGCCGCGGCGGGCGCGGGGGCTCGTGCGGGAGGTCTACCGGCAGGTGGAGCGGGACTTCGGGATGCTCGCGCCGCCGGTCGCGCTGCACTCGGCCGCCCCGGACGTGCTCGCCGCCGCGTGGCTGATGCTGCGGGAGTCGCTGGTCTCGGGCGGGACGGCGAGCCGGGCGGACAAGGAGGTCGTCGCGGCCGCGGTGTCGGCGGCGAACTCGTGCCCGTACTGCGTCGAGGTGCACGGGATGGCGCTCGGCTCGCTGGGTGAACCGGACGCCGCCGCGGCCATCGCGGCCGGCGACACCGGGGGCATCGCGGACCGGGACACCCGGGAGCTGGCGGCCTGGGCGCAGGGTGCGGGACAGCTGCCGGCGGACGTGCCCGCCGGCGCCGCCGCCGAGTTCACCGGCGTGGCCGTGACGTTCCACTACCTGAACCGGGTGGTGAGCGTCTTCCTCGGCCCGTCGCCGTTGCCGGAGGCCGTTCCGGCGTCGGCGCGGGCGAAAGCCAAGGCGGTCCTGGGCTTCCTGCTGAAGCCGGGGACCGCGCCGCCCCCCGGCGGGGCACTGGGCCTGCTGCCCGCCGCGCCCGTCGCGGGCCCGGACTGGGCCCCGCCGGGCGGCTCGCTCGCCGGCGCGTTCTCCCGTGCCGCGGCCGCGTTCGAGGCGGCCGGGGAACGCTCGGTACCGCCGCGCGTGCGTGACCTCGTCCGCCAGGAACTCAAGGCGTGGGACGGGAAATCGCCGGGGCTGAGCCGGGCCTGGGCCGAGCCGCAGTCGGCCGAGCTGCCGGACGGCGAGCGGGCCGCGGGCCGGCTCGCGCTGCTGACGGCCAAGGCGCCCTACCAGGTCACCCCGGCCGACGTCGCCGCGTTCGGTCCGGAAAGGACGGACGATCGCGGCCTGCTGGAACTGGTGTCGTGGGCAAGTCACGCCGCGGCGCTGGAGCTGGGTGGCCGCTTGCCGGTCCGCCCGAGAAGAGAAGACCCGCCGCGCCGCGGCGGGCGATGA
- a CDS encoding DUF1702 family protein, whose protein sequence is MGNGWRTLRRRILTPNVSETLLEKRGFHRKSPAAQERLETVGEKFLLGYAHAVEAKSVEQAEEWLERIPAQFRGFAYEGAGMGYGVLDGLPFGKSTNIAEFLAGPGEKHDYIIYVGVGWAMCRLPRFAWPKASAFDPLLRWLVLDGYGFHQAYFKTDSYIRNQYQERGFSWPDRRYDGYALRAIDQGIGRALWFICGTDVALVAKTIEEFPESRHGDLYAGVGLASTYACGVTADELAELVDRAGIHHGQLAQGSAFAAECRVRSGLMIPETEMAARAICGVSAERAAAITQEVRPAVVVDGDDVPAFETWRQRIAEEVLTHGGKNK, encoded by the coding sequence TTGGGCAATGGTTGGCGCACGCTGAGACGTCGCATCCTCACACCGAACGTCTCGGAAACCTTGCTGGAGAAGCGGGGCTTCCACCGGAAGAGCCCAGCCGCTCAGGAACGGCTCGAAACGGTCGGGGAGAAGTTCCTCCTCGGCTACGCGCATGCCGTCGAAGCGAAGTCGGTCGAGCAGGCCGAAGAATGGCTCGAGCGCATTCCGGCGCAGTTCCGCGGCTTCGCCTACGAAGGGGCCGGAATGGGGTACGGCGTCCTCGACGGGCTGCCGTTCGGCAAGAGCACGAACATCGCCGAGTTCCTGGCCGGCCCCGGCGAGAAGCACGACTACATCATCTACGTCGGGGTCGGCTGGGCCATGTGCCGGCTCCCGCGGTTCGCGTGGCCGAAGGCGTCGGCCTTCGACCCGCTGCTGCGCTGGCTGGTGCTCGACGGGTACGGCTTCCACCAGGCGTACTTCAAGACCGACTCCTACATCCGGAACCAGTACCAGGAGCGCGGCTTCTCCTGGCCCGACCGGCGCTACGACGGCTACGCGCTGCGGGCCATCGACCAGGGCATCGGCCGGGCGCTGTGGTTCATCTGCGGTACCGACGTCGCGCTGGTGGCCAAGACGATCGAGGAGTTCCCCGAATCGCGCCACGGCGACCTGTACGCCGGGGTGGGGCTGGCCTCGACCTACGCCTGCGGCGTCACCGCCGACGAGCTGGCGGAACTGGTCGACCGGGCCGGGATCCACCACGGGCAGCTGGCACAGGGGAGCGCCTTCGCCGCCGAGTGCCGGGTGCGCTCGGGCCTGATGATCCCGGAAACCGAGATGGCGGCCCGGGCGATCTGCGGCGTGTCCGCCGAACGCGCCGCGGCCATCACCCAAGAGGTCCGGCCGGCCGTGGTCGTCGACGGCGACGACGTCCCGGCCTTCGAAACCTGGCGGCAGCGGATCGCCGAAGAAGTGCTGACCCACGGAGGGAAGAACAAATGA
- a CDS encoding DUF1702 family protein: MSSFIGVLRKQLLAPSFASVGFAGRKFPVTHTDATARLEAVPQAVVCGFEWAIEGASQWEIERRLALIEPEQRGFAYEGATMGYTILDAMPGGGRDRTRELLEGPGRPHIFLTYIGIGFAMARLPRPLWKNILPELTGVAYHPVMSWLAVDGYGFDRAYFDTQRWVDEQAAPEPYPWAGRPEYFARAFDQGVGRALWFINGGVPSAVAEAVGRFAEPRRADLWSGVGLAATFAGGTDQAGYGQLRRAAGEYFAELALGVVFAVKARTYSGHVPAHTHLAAGVLVNLSVQGAQTIADRTEAADGDDGPEPPYELWRERIRREFRDALGRLAG, encoded by the coding sequence ATGTCCTCTTTCATCGGCGTCCTGCGGAAGCAGTTGCTCGCGCCGTCGTTCGCGTCGGTCGGGTTCGCCGGCCGGAAGTTCCCCGTCACCCACACCGACGCCACGGCCCGGCTGGAGGCGGTGCCGCAGGCGGTGGTGTGCGGGTTCGAATGGGCGATCGAAGGCGCTTCCCAGTGGGAAATCGAGCGGCGGCTCGCGCTCATCGAGCCCGAGCAACGCGGCTTCGCCTACGAAGGCGCCACGATGGGCTACACCATCCTCGACGCCATGCCCGGCGGCGGCCGCGACCGCACCCGCGAACTGCTGGAAGGGCCGGGCCGTCCGCACATCTTCCTGACCTACATCGGGATCGGCTTCGCGATGGCGCGGCTGCCGCGTCCACTGTGGAAGAACATCCTGCCCGAGCTGACCGGGGTGGCCTACCACCCGGTGATGAGCTGGCTGGCCGTCGACGGCTACGGCTTCGACCGCGCCTACTTCGACACCCAGCGCTGGGTGGACGAGCAGGCCGCGCCGGAACCCTACCCGTGGGCGGGGCGGCCGGAGTACTTCGCGCGGGCGTTCGACCAGGGCGTCGGGCGGGCGCTGTGGTTCATCAACGGCGGCGTGCCGTCGGCCGTGGCCGAGGCCGTCGGCCGGTTCGCCGAGCCGCGGCGGGCGGACCTCTGGAGCGGCGTCGGGCTGGCGGCGACCTTCGCCGGCGGCACCGACCAAGCCGGGTACGGGCAGCTGCGCCGGGCGGCGGGCGAGTACTTCGCCGAACTGGCGCTCGGGGTCGTGTTCGCCGTCAAGGCGCGGACTTATTCGGGTCACGTGCCGGCGCACACGCACCTGGCCGCCGGCGTGCTCGTCAACCTGTCGGTGCAGGGCGCGCAGACCATCGCGGACCGCACCGAGGCCGCCGACGGCGACGACGGTCCCGAGCCGCCCTACGAGCTGTGGCGCGAACGGATCCGGCGGGAATTTCGCGACGCGCTGGGCCGGCTGGCCGGCTGA